The Prunus persica cultivar Lovell chromosome G8, Prunus_persica_NCBIv2, whole genome shotgun sequence genome includes a region encoding these proteins:
- the LOC18767590 gene encoding light-harvesting complex-like protein OHP2, chloroplastic, protein MSVASSFPCIKISTSSSSPSSSHSSSSFNHHSFMLSSSAKPYYVKTIRSSQTEGPIRRPAAPSLREPSPPSSPVKPTPPSPQAPPPPQQQPSKPAPVSGLTMVEDNKNVVTLEFQRQKAKEIQEYFKQKKLEAANQGPFFGFVGKNEISNGRWAMFGFAVGMLTEYATGSDFVDQVKILLSNFGILDLE, encoded by the exons atgtcagtGGCATCTTCATTCCCTTGcatcaaaatttcaacttcatcATCTTCCCCATCTTCTtcacattcttcttcttcttttaatcaTCATTCTTTTATGCTCTCTTCTTCAGCCAAGCCTTATTATGTAAAAACCATAAGGAGCTCTCAAACTGAAGGACCTATAAGAAGACCTGCAGCTCCTTCTCTTAGAGAACCCTCCCCACCTTCTTCTCCTGTCAAACCAACACCTCCTTCTCCTCAGGCCCCTCCTCCGCCTCAGCAGCAGCCTTCGAAGCCAGCTCCGGTTTCCGGGCTGACCATGGTGGAGGATAATAAGAATGTGGTGACCTTGGAGTTTCAGAGGCAGAAGGCTAAGGAGATTCAGGAGTACTTCAAGCAGAAGAAGCTTGAAGCTGCCAATCAGGGCCCATTCTTTGGCTTTGTTGGGAAGAATGAGATTAGCAATGGAAG ATGGGCAATGTTCGGTTTTGCTGTTGGAATGCTAACAGAGTATGCAACTGGCTCAGACTTTGTTGATCAAGTAAAGATCCTTCTCTCAAATTTCGGAATACTAGATCTGGAATGA
- the LOC18766347 gene encoding uncharacterized protein LOC18766347 codes for MLLAVEGGGFFSSSASGYSKGLALLLLGQKNEDKPMRVSPWNQYQLVDQESDTDLQLASTKDRLSRGCASFVCFGRASAGLDTPSPLKVGPAQQQDNLPGSLVSDKGKDHTADTDDDHNSIKVVLKSSLKKPSKRTPVSVESANEREALSETCSDTPDNAERRKVQWTDTCGSELVEIREFEPSELDGSDDEFDNGNERSCSCVIM; via the exons ATGTTATTGGCAGTAGAAGGAGGAGGGTTCTTCTCATCTTCAGCTTCTGGGTATAGCAAAGGCCTGGCCCTTCTTCTCTTGGGTCAGAAGAACGAAGATAAACCCATGAGAGTTTCGCCGTGGAATCAGTACCAGTTGGTGGACCAAGAATCTGACACTGACCTCCAGCTGGCTTCCACAAAGGACCGACTTTCCCGCGGGTGCGCCTCCTTTGTCTGCTTTGGTCGCGCTTCCGCCGGGCTTGACACTCCATCTCCTCTTAAAGTGGGCCCTGCCCAACAGCAGGATAACTTGCCTGGGTCTCTAGTTTCTGATAAAGGCAAGGATCACACTGCTGACACTGACGATGATCATAATTCAATAAAAGTTGTTCTTAAAAGTAGCCTGAAGAAGCCATCAAAAAGAACTCCAGTTTCTGTTGAGAGTGCTAATGAACGTGAAGCATTGAGTGAAACATGTAGCGACACTCCTGATAATGCAGAAAGGAGGAAAGTGCAGTGGACAGATACTTGTGGGAGTGAGCTTGTTGAGATCAGGGAATTTGAGCCCag TGAATTGGATGGATCAGATGATGAATTCGACAATGGGAATGAAAGAAGTTGTTCATGTGTGATTATGTAG